In the genome of Parus major isolate Abel chromosome 2, Parus_major1.1, whole genome shotgun sequence, one region contains:
- the SLC4A2 gene encoding anion exchange protein 2 isoform X1, giving the protein MTHSQVSSELHHIVSSAFQSPEQEALGAGSPAFGEEEEEKDLNKALGVERFEEILNDAHPRNAEEAGRSYGEEDFEYHRQSSLHIHHPLSTHLPPDARRKKGIPKKGKKKARRASVPGETPTIEEAEEDEDDACDTETERSAEELRQPGPAEAVQFFLQEDEVTERRAEEPAAPAAPPGSPPEPRAAMALKEAQASSPDAEQGAPGEGAAAEAGSPGRPVPKSQPGHRSYNLHERRCIGSMTAAEQDRYQKMPTDESEAQTLASADLDYMKSHRFEDVPGVRRHLVRKSAKAQMVHVSKGHKEPSTRQRKQDRQPHEVFVELNELVVDKNQELQWKETARWIKFEEDVEEETDRWGKPHVASLSFRSLLELRKTLAHGAVLLDLDQKTLPGVAHQVVEQMVITDQIRAEDRANVLRALLLKHSHPSDEKEFSFPRNISAGSLGSLLVHHHSTNHVAEGSEPAVTEPLIAGHAGEHDTRVDVEREREVLTPTPPAGITRSKSKHELKLLEKIPDNAEATVVLVGCVEFLDQPTMAFVRLQEAVELDAVLEVPVPVRFLFVLLGPSSTHMDYHEIGRSISTLMSDKQFHEAAYLADDRHDLLNAINEFLDCSVVLPPSEVQGEELLRSVAHFQREMLKKRMEQERRLLLEPKSPEEKGARGRAGARAGFGEDVPAVGVSLSVCPCIRPPPALLKLKVVEDEAEEDDDPLRRTGRPFGGLIRDVRRRYPQYLSDFRDALDPQCIAAVIFIYFAALSPAITFGGLLGEKTQDLIGVSELIISTSLQGVLFCLLGAQPLLVIGFSGPLLVFEEAFFTFCTSNELEYLVGRVWIGFWLILIVLVMVAFEGSFLVRFVSRFTQEIFAFLISLIFIYETFSKLAKIFQEHPLHGCLSANSSAEAWGNGSVPAANSTALATSPTVRGATKVTGQPNTALLSLVLMAGTFFIAFFLRKFKNSRFFPGRIRRLIGDFGVPIAILVMVLVDYSIQDTYTQKLSVPSGFSVTAPDKRGWVINPLGVQSAFPVWMMVASGLPAILVFILIFMETQITTLIISKKERMLQKGSGFHLDLLLIVAMGGFFALFGLPWLAAATVRSVTHANALTVMSKAVAPGDKPKIQEVKEQRVTGLLVAVLVGLSIVIGDLLRQIPLAVLFGIFLYMGVTSLNGIQFYERLQLLLMPPKHHPDVTYVKKVRTLRMHLFTGLQLACLAVLWAVMSTVASLAFPFILILTVPLRMCLLSRIFTDREMKCLDAAEAEPILDEREGVDEYNEMPMPV; this is encoded by the exons ATGACCCACTCCCAGGTGTCTTCCGAGCTTCACCACATCGTCTCCTCGGCCTTCCAGAGC CCCGAGCAGGAGGCGCTGGGCGCCGGCTCACCTGCCTtcggggaggaggaggaggagaaggaccTGAACAAGGCCCTGGGCGTGGAGCGCTTCGAGGAGATCCTGAACGACGCTCACCCCCGCAACGCTGAGGAGGCCGGGCGCAGCTACGGCGAGGAGGACTTCGAGT ACCACCGCCAGTCGTCCCTCCACATCCACCACCCGCTCTCCACGCACCTGCCCCCCGACGCCCGCCGCAAGAAGGGGATCCCgaaaaagggcaaaaagaaGGCCCGCCGTGCCTCGGTCCCCGGAGAGACCCCCACCATCGAGGAGGCtgaagaggatgaggatgacGCGTGCGACACGGAGACGGAGCGGTCGGCGGAGGAGCTGCGGCAGCCCGGGCCGGCCGAGGCAGTGCAg TTCTTCTTGCAGGAGGACGAGGTCACCGAGCGCCGGGCAGAGGAGCCGGCAGCCCCCGCGGCACCGCCCGGCTCCCCCCCTGAGCCCCGAGCGGCCATGGCCCTGAAGGAAGCCCAGGCCAGCAG CCCTGATGCAGAGCAGGGGGCTCCGGGGGAGGGAGCAGCCGCTGAGGCTGGGTCCCCGGGTCGCCCCGTGCCGAAGTCACAGCCGGGGCACCGGAGCTACAACCTGCACGAGCGGCGGTGCATCGGCAGCATGACAGCTGCCGAGCAGGACCGCTACCAGAAGATGCCGACAGACGAGTCGGAGGCGCAGACACTGGCCTCGGCTGACCTGGACTACATGAAGA GTCACCGCTTTGAGGATGTGCCGGGCGTGCGCCGGCACCTGGTGCGGAAGAGCGCCAAGGCACAGATGGTCCACGTCAGCAAGGGCCACAAGGAGCCCAGCACGCGGCAGCGCAAGCAGGACCGGCAGCCCCACGAG gtgtTTGTGGAGCTAAACGAGCTGGTGGTGGACAAgaaccaggagctgcagtggaaGGAGACGGCGCGCTGGATCAAGTTTGAGGAGGATGTGGAGGAGGAGACGGATCGCTGGGGCAAACCACACGTGGCCTCCCTCTCCTTCCGCAGCCTCCTGGAGCTCCGCAAGACCCTGGCCCACG GGGCCGTGCTCCTGGACCTGGACCAAAAGACGCTGCCGGGGGTGGCTCACCAGGTGGTGGAGCAGATGGTCATCACGGACCAGATCCGGGCCGAGGACCGTGCCAACGTGCTGCGGGCGCTGCTGCTCAAGCACAG CCACCCGAGCGACGAGAAGGAGTTCTCCTTCCCGCGGAACATCTCAGCGGGCAGCCTGGGCTCCCTGCTCGTGCACCACCACAGCACCAACCACGTGGCTGAGGGCAGCGAGCCAGCCGTCACCGAGCCCCTCATAGCCGGCCACGCCGGCGAGCACGACACGCGTGTCGACGTGGAGCGGGAG AGGGAGGTCCTCACACCCACGCCCCCAGCTGGCATCACTCGCTCCAAGTCAAAGCACgagctgaagctgctggagaagatCCCAGATAACGCTGAGGCCACGGTGGTGCTCGTGG GCTGTGTGGAGTTCCTGGACCAGCCCACCATGGCCTTTGTGCGGCTGCAGGAGGCCGTGGAGCTGGACGCGGTGCTGGAGGTGCCTGTGCCTGTGCGATTCCTCTTCGTGCTGCTgggccccagcagcacccacatGGACTATCACGAGATTGGGCGCTCCATCTCCACCCTCATGTCCGACAAG CAATTCCACGAGGCCGCGTACCTGGCTGACGACCGTCACGACCTTCTGAATGCCATCAATGAGTTCCTGGACTGCAGCGTGGTGCTGCCGCCGTCCGAGGTGCagggtgaggagctgctgcgCAGCGTCGCCCACTTCCAGCGCGAGATGCTGAAGAaaaggatggagcaggagcggaggctgctgctggagcccaaGTCCCCTGAGGAGAAAGGtgccaggggcagggctggggccagggcagggtttggggAGGATGTCCCAGCTGTTGGGGTCTCACTGTCTGTGTGTCCGTGCATCCGCCCACCCCCAGCGCTGCTGAAGCTGAAGGTGGTGGAGGACGAGGCTGAGGAGGACGACGACCCCCTGAGGCGCACGGGCCGCCCCTTTGGGGGGCTGATCCGGGACGTGCGGCGGAGGTACCCCCAGTACCTGAGCGACTTCCGAGATGCGCTGGACCCCCAGTGCATTGCTGCCGTCATCTTCATCTACTTTGCCGCGCTGTCGCCTGCCATCACCTTCGGGGGGCTGCTGG gggagaAGACACAGGACCTGATCGGGGTGTCGGAGCTGATCATCTCCACGTCGCTGCAGGGCGTCCTCTTCTGCCTGCTGGGTGCTCAGCCCCTGCTCGTCATCGGCTTCTCGGGGCCCCTGCTCGTCTTTGAGGAAGCCTTCTTCACG TTCTGCACATCCAATGAGCTGGAGTACCTGGTGGGGCGCGTCTGGATCGGATTTTGGCTCATCCTCATCGTGCTGGTCATGGTGGCTTTTGAGGGCAGCTTCCTGGTGCGTTTCGTCTCTCGCTTCACCCAGGAGATCTTTGCCTTTCTCATCTCCCTCATCTTCATCTATGAGACCTTTTCCAAGCTGGCCAAG atCTTCCAAGAGCACCCCTTGCACGGCTGCCTGAGCGCCAACAGCTCGGCCGAGGCCTGGGGCAACGGCAGCGTGCCCGCAGCCAACAGCACCGCGCTGGCCACCAGCCCAACTGTCCGTGGTGCCACCAAGGTCACAGGGCAGCCCAACACAGCGCTGCTCTCCCTTGTGCTCATGGCCGGCACCTTCTTCATCGCCTTCTTCCTGCGCAAGTTCAAGAACAGCCGCTTCTTCCCCGGACGG ATCCGGAGGCTCATCGGGGACTTTGGGGTGCCCATCGCCATCCTGGTGATGGTGCTGGTGGACTACAGCATCCAGGACACCTACACCCAG AAGCTGAGTGTGCCCAGCGGGTTCTCAGTGACAGCCCCAGACAAGCGGGGTTGGGTGATCAACCCCCTGGGTGTGCAGAGTGCCTTCCCTGTGTGGATGATGGTGGCCAGCGGCCTCCCTGCCATCCTCGTtttcatcctcatcttcatgGAGACCCAGATCACCAC GCTGATCATCAGCAAGAAGGAGCGGATGCTGCAGAAGGGCTCTGGGTTCCATCTCGACCTCCTGCTCATCGTGGCCATGGGCGGCTTCTTCGCGCTCTTTGGGTTGCCCTGGCTCGCCGCAGCCACCGTGCGCTCGGTCACCCACGCTAACGCCCTCACCGTCATGAGCAAGGCCgtggcacctggggacaagCCCAAGATCCAGGAGGTGAAGGAGCAGCGGGTCACCgggctgctggtggctgtgctTGTCG GGCTGTCCATCGTCATTGGGGACCTGCTGCGGCAGATCCCCCTGGCCGTGCTCTTCGGCATCTTCCTCTACATGGGTGTCACCTCCCTCAATGGCATCCAGTTCTACGAGcgcctgcagctgctgctgatgccCCCCAAGCACCACCCTGATGTCACCTACGTCAaaaag
- the SLC4A2 gene encoding anion exchange protein 2 isoform X3 gives MTHSQVSSELHHIVSSAFQSPEQEALGAGSPAFGEEEEEKDLNKALGVERFEEILNDAHPRNAEEAGRSYGEEDFEYHRQSSLHIHHPLSTHLPPDARRKKGIPKKGKKKARRASVPGETPTIEEAEEDEDDACDTETERSAEELRQPGPAEAVQFFLQEDEVTERRAEEPAAPAAPPGSPPEPRAAMALKEAQASSPDAEQGAPGEGAAAEAGSPGRPVPKSQPGHRSYNLHERRCIGSMTAAEQDRYQKMPTDESEAQTLASADLDYMKSHRFEDVPGVRRHLVRKSAKAQMVHVSKGHKEPSTRQRKQDRQPHEVFVELNELVVDKNQELQWKETARWIKFEEDVEEETDRWGKPHVASLSFRSLLELRKTLAHGAVLLDLDQKTLPGVAHQVVEQMVITDQIRAEDRANVLRALLLKHSHPSDEKEFSFPRNISAGSLGSLLVHHHSTNHVAEGSEPAVTEPLIAGHAGEHDTRVDVEREREVLTPTPPAGITRSKSKHELKLLEKIPDNAEATVVLVGCVEFLDQPTMAFVRLQEAVELDAVLEVPVPVRFLFVLLGPSSTHMDYHEIGRSISTLMSDKQFHEAAYLADDRHDLLNAINEFLDCSVVLPPSEVQGEELLRSVAHFQREMLKKRMEQERRLLLEPKSPEEKGARGRAGARAGFGEDVPAVGVSLSVCPCIRPPPALLKLKVVEDEAEEDDDPLRRTGRPFGGLIRDVRRRYPQYLSDFRDALDPQCIAAVIFIYFAALSPAITFGGLLGEKTQDLIGVSELIISTSLQGVLFCLLGAQPLLVIGFSGPLLVFEEAFFTFCTSNELEYLVGRVWIGFWLILIVLVMVAFEGSFLVRFVSRFTQEIFAFLISLIFIYETFSKLAKIFQEHPLHGCLSANSSAEAWGNGSVPAANSTALATSPTVRGATKVTGQPNTALLSLVLMAGTFFIAFFLRKFKNSRFFPGRIRRLIGDFGVPIAILVMVLVDYSIQDTYTQCLSAPLPAEAECAQRVLSDSPRQAGLGDQPPGCAECLPCVDDGGQRPPCHPRFHPHLHGDPDHHADHQQEGADAAEGLWVPSRPPAHRGHGRLLRALWVALARRSHRALGHPR, from the exons ATGACCCACTCCCAGGTGTCTTCCGAGCTTCACCACATCGTCTCCTCGGCCTTCCAGAGC CCCGAGCAGGAGGCGCTGGGCGCCGGCTCACCTGCCTtcggggaggaggaggaggagaaggaccTGAACAAGGCCCTGGGCGTGGAGCGCTTCGAGGAGATCCTGAACGACGCTCACCCCCGCAACGCTGAGGAGGCCGGGCGCAGCTACGGCGAGGAGGACTTCGAGT ACCACCGCCAGTCGTCCCTCCACATCCACCACCCGCTCTCCACGCACCTGCCCCCCGACGCCCGCCGCAAGAAGGGGATCCCgaaaaagggcaaaaagaaGGCCCGCCGTGCCTCGGTCCCCGGAGAGACCCCCACCATCGAGGAGGCtgaagaggatgaggatgacGCGTGCGACACGGAGACGGAGCGGTCGGCGGAGGAGCTGCGGCAGCCCGGGCCGGCCGAGGCAGTGCAg TTCTTCTTGCAGGAGGACGAGGTCACCGAGCGCCGGGCAGAGGAGCCGGCAGCCCCCGCGGCACCGCCCGGCTCCCCCCCTGAGCCCCGAGCGGCCATGGCCCTGAAGGAAGCCCAGGCCAGCAG CCCTGATGCAGAGCAGGGGGCTCCGGGGGAGGGAGCAGCCGCTGAGGCTGGGTCCCCGGGTCGCCCCGTGCCGAAGTCACAGCCGGGGCACCGGAGCTACAACCTGCACGAGCGGCGGTGCATCGGCAGCATGACAGCTGCCGAGCAGGACCGCTACCAGAAGATGCCGACAGACGAGTCGGAGGCGCAGACACTGGCCTCGGCTGACCTGGACTACATGAAGA GTCACCGCTTTGAGGATGTGCCGGGCGTGCGCCGGCACCTGGTGCGGAAGAGCGCCAAGGCACAGATGGTCCACGTCAGCAAGGGCCACAAGGAGCCCAGCACGCGGCAGCGCAAGCAGGACCGGCAGCCCCACGAG gtgtTTGTGGAGCTAAACGAGCTGGTGGTGGACAAgaaccaggagctgcagtggaaGGAGACGGCGCGCTGGATCAAGTTTGAGGAGGATGTGGAGGAGGAGACGGATCGCTGGGGCAAACCACACGTGGCCTCCCTCTCCTTCCGCAGCCTCCTGGAGCTCCGCAAGACCCTGGCCCACG GGGCCGTGCTCCTGGACCTGGACCAAAAGACGCTGCCGGGGGTGGCTCACCAGGTGGTGGAGCAGATGGTCATCACGGACCAGATCCGGGCCGAGGACCGTGCCAACGTGCTGCGGGCGCTGCTGCTCAAGCACAG CCACCCGAGCGACGAGAAGGAGTTCTCCTTCCCGCGGAACATCTCAGCGGGCAGCCTGGGCTCCCTGCTCGTGCACCACCACAGCACCAACCACGTGGCTGAGGGCAGCGAGCCAGCCGTCACCGAGCCCCTCATAGCCGGCCACGCCGGCGAGCACGACACGCGTGTCGACGTGGAGCGGGAG AGGGAGGTCCTCACACCCACGCCCCCAGCTGGCATCACTCGCTCCAAGTCAAAGCACgagctgaagctgctggagaagatCCCAGATAACGCTGAGGCCACGGTGGTGCTCGTGG GCTGTGTGGAGTTCCTGGACCAGCCCACCATGGCCTTTGTGCGGCTGCAGGAGGCCGTGGAGCTGGACGCGGTGCTGGAGGTGCCTGTGCCTGTGCGATTCCTCTTCGTGCTGCTgggccccagcagcacccacatGGACTATCACGAGATTGGGCGCTCCATCTCCACCCTCATGTCCGACAAG CAATTCCACGAGGCCGCGTACCTGGCTGACGACCGTCACGACCTTCTGAATGCCATCAATGAGTTCCTGGACTGCAGCGTGGTGCTGCCGCCGTCCGAGGTGCagggtgaggagctgctgcgCAGCGTCGCCCACTTCCAGCGCGAGATGCTGAAGAaaaggatggagcaggagcggaggctgctgctggagcccaaGTCCCCTGAGGAGAAAGGtgccaggggcagggctggggccagggcagggtttggggAGGATGTCCCAGCTGTTGGGGTCTCACTGTCTGTGTGTCCGTGCATCCGCCCACCCCCAGCGCTGCTGAAGCTGAAGGTGGTGGAGGACGAGGCTGAGGAGGACGACGACCCCCTGAGGCGCACGGGCCGCCCCTTTGGGGGGCTGATCCGGGACGTGCGGCGGAGGTACCCCCAGTACCTGAGCGACTTCCGAGATGCGCTGGACCCCCAGTGCATTGCTGCCGTCATCTTCATCTACTTTGCCGCGCTGTCGCCTGCCATCACCTTCGGGGGGCTGCTGG gggagaAGACACAGGACCTGATCGGGGTGTCGGAGCTGATCATCTCCACGTCGCTGCAGGGCGTCCTCTTCTGCCTGCTGGGTGCTCAGCCCCTGCTCGTCATCGGCTTCTCGGGGCCCCTGCTCGTCTTTGAGGAAGCCTTCTTCACG TTCTGCACATCCAATGAGCTGGAGTACCTGGTGGGGCGCGTCTGGATCGGATTTTGGCTCATCCTCATCGTGCTGGTCATGGTGGCTTTTGAGGGCAGCTTCCTGGTGCGTTTCGTCTCTCGCTTCACCCAGGAGATCTTTGCCTTTCTCATCTCCCTCATCTTCATCTATGAGACCTTTTCCAAGCTGGCCAAG atCTTCCAAGAGCACCCCTTGCACGGCTGCCTGAGCGCCAACAGCTCGGCCGAGGCCTGGGGCAACGGCAGCGTGCCCGCAGCCAACAGCACCGCGCTGGCCACCAGCCCAACTGTCCGTGGTGCCACCAAGGTCACAGGGCAGCCCAACACAGCGCTGCTCTCCCTTGTGCTCATGGCCGGCACCTTCTTCATCGCCTTCTTCCTGCGCAAGTTCAAGAACAGCCGCTTCTTCCCCGGACGG ATCCGGAGGCTCATCGGGGACTTTGGGGTGCCCATCGCCATCCTGGTGATGGTGCTGGTGGACTACAGCATCCAGGACACCTACACCCAG TGTTTGTCTGCCCCACTCCCTGCAGAAGCTGAGTGTGCCCAGCGGGTTCTCAGTGACAGCCCCAGACAAGCGGGGTTGGGTGATCAACCCCCTGGGTGTGCAGAGTGCCTTCCCTGTGTGGATGATGGTGGCCAGCGGCCTCCCTGCCATCCTCGTtttcatcctcatcttcatgGAGACCCAGATCACCAC GCTGATCATCAGCAAGAAGGAGCGGATGCTGCAGAAGGGCTCTGGGTTCCATCTCGACCTCCTGCTCATCGTGGCCATGGGCGGCTTCTTCGCGCTCTTTGGGTTGCCCTGGCTCGCCGCAGCCACCGTGCGCTCGGTCACCCACGCTAA
- the SLC4A2 gene encoding anion exchange protein 2 isoform X2: MTHSQVSSELHHIVSSAFQSPEQEALGAGSPAFGEEEEEKDLNKALGVERFEEILNDAHPRNAEEAGRSYGEEDFEYHRQSSLHIHHPLSTHLPPDARRKKGIPKKGKKKARRASVPGETPTIEEAEEDEDDACDTETERSAEELRQPGPAEAVQFFLQEDEVTERRAEEPAAPAAPPGSPPEPRAAMALKEAQASSPDAEQGAPGEGAAAEAGSPGRPVPKSQPGHRSYNLHERRCIGSMTAAEQDRYQKMPTDESEAQTLASADLDYMKSHRFEDVPGVRRHLVRKSAKAQMVHVSKGHKEPSTRQRKQDRQPHEVFVELNELVVDKNQELQWKETARWIKFEEDVEEETDRWGKPHVASLSFRSLLELRKTLAHGAVLLDLDQKTLPGVAHQVVEQMVITDQIRAEDRANVLRALLLKHSHPSDEKEFSFPRNISAGSLGSLLVHHHSTNHVAEGSEPAVTEPLIAGHAGEHDTRVDVEREREVLTPTPPAGITRSKSKHELKLLEKIPDNAEATVVLVGCVEFLDQPTMAFVRLQEAVELDAVLEVPVPVRFLFVLLGPSSTHMDYHEIGRSISTLMSDKQFHEAAYLADDRHDLLNAINEFLDCSVVLPPSEVQGEELLRSVAHFQREMLKKRMEQERRLLLEPKSPEEKALLKLKVVEDEAEEDDDPLRRTGRPFGGLIRDVRRRYPQYLSDFRDALDPQCIAAVIFIYFAALSPAITFGGLLGEKTQDLIGVSELIISTSLQGVLFCLLGAQPLLVIGFSGPLLVFEEAFFTFCTSNELEYLVGRVWIGFWLILIVLVMVAFEGSFLVRFVSRFTQEIFAFLISLIFIYETFSKLAKIFQEHPLHGCLSANSSAEAWGNGSVPAANSTALATSPTVRGATKVTGQPNTALLSLVLMAGTFFIAFFLRKFKNSRFFPGRIRRLIGDFGVPIAILVMVLVDYSIQDTYTQKLSVPSGFSVTAPDKRGWVINPLGVQSAFPVWMMVASGLPAILVFILIFMETQITTLIISKKERMLQKGSGFHLDLLLIVAMGGFFALFGLPWLAAATVRSVTHANALTVMSKAVAPGDKPKIQEVKEQRVTGLLVAVLVGLSIVIGDLLRQIPLAVLFGIFLYMGVTSLNGIQFYERLQLLLMPPKHHPDVTYVKKVRTLRMHLFTGLQLACLAVLWAVMSTVASLAFPFILILTVPLRMCLLSRIFTDREMKCLDAAEAEPILDEREGVDEYNEMPMPV, encoded by the exons ATGACCCACTCCCAGGTGTCTTCCGAGCTTCACCACATCGTCTCCTCGGCCTTCCAGAGC CCCGAGCAGGAGGCGCTGGGCGCCGGCTCACCTGCCTtcggggaggaggaggaggagaaggaccTGAACAAGGCCCTGGGCGTGGAGCGCTTCGAGGAGATCCTGAACGACGCTCACCCCCGCAACGCTGAGGAGGCCGGGCGCAGCTACGGCGAGGAGGACTTCGAGT ACCACCGCCAGTCGTCCCTCCACATCCACCACCCGCTCTCCACGCACCTGCCCCCCGACGCCCGCCGCAAGAAGGGGATCCCgaaaaagggcaaaaagaaGGCCCGCCGTGCCTCGGTCCCCGGAGAGACCCCCACCATCGAGGAGGCtgaagaggatgaggatgacGCGTGCGACACGGAGACGGAGCGGTCGGCGGAGGAGCTGCGGCAGCCCGGGCCGGCCGAGGCAGTGCAg TTCTTCTTGCAGGAGGACGAGGTCACCGAGCGCCGGGCAGAGGAGCCGGCAGCCCCCGCGGCACCGCCCGGCTCCCCCCCTGAGCCCCGAGCGGCCATGGCCCTGAAGGAAGCCCAGGCCAGCAG CCCTGATGCAGAGCAGGGGGCTCCGGGGGAGGGAGCAGCCGCTGAGGCTGGGTCCCCGGGTCGCCCCGTGCCGAAGTCACAGCCGGGGCACCGGAGCTACAACCTGCACGAGCGGCGGTGCATCGGCAGCATGACAGCTGCCGAGCAGGACCGCTACCAGAAGATGCCGACAGACGAGTCGGAGGCGCAGACACTGGCCTCGGCTGACCTGGACTACATGAAGA GTCACCGCTTTGAGGATGTGCCGGGCGTGCGCCGGCACCTGGTGCGGAAGAGCGCCAAGGCACAGATGGTCCACGTCAGCAAGGGCCACAAGGAGCCCAGCACGCGGCAGCGCAAGCAGGACCGGCAGCCCCACGAG gtgtTTGTGGAGCTAAACGAGCTGGTGGTGGACAAgaaccaggagctgcagtggaaGGAGACGGCGCGCTGGATCAAGTTTGAGGAGGATGTGGAGGAGGAGACGGATCGCTGGGGCAAACCACACGTGGCCTCCCTCTCCTTCCGCAGCCTCCTGGAGCTCCGCAAGACCCTGGCCCACG GGGCCGTGCTCCTGGACCTGGACCAAAAGACGCTGCCGGGGGTGGCTCACCAGGTGGTGGAGCAGATGGTCATCACGGACCAGATCCGGGCCGAGGACCGTGCCAACGTGCTGCGGGCGCTGCTGCTCAAGCACAG CCACCCGAGCGACGAGAAGGAGTTCTCCTTCCCGCGGAACATCTCAGCGGGCAGCCTGGGCTCCCTGCTCGTGCACCACCACAGCACCAACCACGTGGCTGAGGGCAGCGAGCCAGCCGTCACCGAGCCCCTCATAGCCGGCCACGCCGGCGAGCACGACACGCGTGTCGACGTGGAGCGGGAG AGGGAGGTCCTCACACCCACGCCCCCAGCTGGCATCACTCGCTCCAAGTCAAAGCACgagctgaagctgctggagaagatCCCAGATAACGCTGAGGCCACGGTGGTGCTCGTGG GCTGTGTGGAGTTCCTGGACCAGCCCACCATGGCCTTTGTGCGGCTGCAGGAGGCCGTGGAGCTGGACGCGGTGCTGGAGGTGCCTGTGCCTGTGCGATTCCTCTTCGTGCTGCTgggccccagcagcacccacatGGACTATCACGAGATTGGGCGCTCCATCTCCACCCTCATGTCCGACAAG CAATTCCACGAGGCCGCGTACCTGGCTGACGACCGTCACGACCTTCTGAATGCCATCAATGAGTTCCTGGACTGCAGCGTGGTGCTGCCGCCGTCCGAGGTGCagggtgaggagctgctgcgCAGCGTCGCCCACTTCCAGCGCGAGATGCTGAAGAaaaggatggagcaggagcggaggctgctgctggagcccaaGTCCCCTGAGGAGAAAG CGCTGCTGAAGCTGAAGGTGGTGGAGGACGAGGCTGAGGAGGACGACGACCCCCTGAGGCGCACGGGCCGCCCCTTTGGGGGGCTGATCCGGGACGTGCGGCGGAGGTACCCCCAGTACCTGAGCGACTTCCGAGATGCGCTGGACCCCCAGTGCATTGCTGCCGTCATCTTCATCTACTTTGCCGCGCTGTCGCCTGCCATCACCTTCGGGGGGCTGCTGG gggagaAGACACAGGACCTGATCGGGGTGTCGGAGCTGATCATCTCCACGTCGCTGCAGGGCGTCCTCTTCTGCCTGCTGGGTGCTCAGCCCCTGCTCGTCATCGGCTTCTCGGGGCCCCTGCTCGTCTTTGAGGAAGCCTTCTTCACG TTCTGCACATCCAATGAGCTGGAGTACCTGGTGGGGCGCGTCTGGATCGGATTTTGGCTCATCCTCATCGTGCTGGTCATGGTGGCTTTTGAGGGCAGCTTCCTGGTGCGTTTCGTCTCTCGCTTCACCCAGGAGATCTTTGCCTTTCTCATCTCCCTCATCTTCATCTATGAGACCTTTTCCAAGCTGGCCAAG atCTTCCAAGAGCACCCCTTGCACGGCTGCCTGAGCGCCAACAGCTCGGCCGAGGCCTGGGGCAACGGCAGCGTGCCCGCAGCCAACAGCACCGCGCTGGCCACCAGCCCAACTGTCCGTGGTGCCACCAAGGTCACAGGGCAGCCCAACACAGCGCTGCTCTCCCTTGTGCTCATGGCCGGCACCTTCTTCATCGCCTTCTTCCTGCGCAAGTTCAAGAACAGCCGCTTCTTCCCCGGACGG ATCCGGAGGCTCATCGGGGACTTTGGGGTGCCCATCGCCATCCTGGTGATGGTGCTGGTGGACTACAGCATCCAGGACACCTACACCCAG AAGCTGAGTGTGCCCAGCGGGTTCTCAGTGACAGCCCCAGACAAGCGGGGTTGGGTGATCAACCCCCTGGGTGTGCAGAGTGCCTTCCCTGTGTGGATGATGGTGGCCAGCGGCCTCCCTGCCATCCTCGTtttcatcctcatcttcatgGAGACCCAGATCACCAC GCTGATCATCAGCAAGAAGGAGCGGATGCTGCAGAAGGGCTCTGGGTTCCATCTCGACCTCCTGCTCATCGTGGCCATGGGCGGCTTCTTCGCGCTCTTTGGGTTGCCCTGGCTCGCCGCAGCCACCGTGCGCTCGGTCACCCACGCTAACGCCCTCACCGTCATGAGCAAGGCCgtggcacctggggacaagCCCAAGATCCAGGAGGTGAAGGAGCAGCGGGTCACCgggctgctggtggctgtgctTGTCG GGCTGTCCATCGTCATTGGGGACCTGCTGCGGCAGATCCCCCTGGCCGTGCTCTTCGGCATCTTCCTCTACATGGGTGTCACCTCCCTCAATGGCATCCAGTTCTACGAGcgcctgcagctgctgctgatgccCCCCAAGCACCACCCTGATGTCACCTACGTCAaaaag